A genomic window from Triticum urartu cultivar G1812 chromosome 7, Tu2.1, whole genome shotgun sequence includes:
- the LOC125517982 gene encoding uncharacterized protein LOC125517982 isoform X1, translating to MRPSRRRSSISDLFSLRVLSRISSWPLLSHQGICRMQPCTSVVTCISSVRSRHSMPHEAAVTTPLSSVSCTDVNLIKKTPRWTSAINNQGQTANQLQMDCPNLSMCWNR from the exons ATGAGGCCGTCGCGCCGGAGGTCTTCCATCTCAGATTTGTTTTCTTTACG GGTGTTGTCAAGAATTTCATCATGGCCACTGCTTTCCCACCAAGGTATTTGCCGCATGCAGCCATGCACAAGTGTCGTCACTTGCATCTCCTCTGTGCGTTCCCGTCATTCCATGCCGCACGAGGCTGCAGTCACCACACCCTTGAGTAG TGTTTCTTGTACTGATGTTAACCTCATAAAAAAGACTCCCAGGTGGACATCTGCTATAAATAATCAG GGCCAGACAGCCAACCAACTACAAATGGACTGCCCGAATTTATCCATGTGCTGGAATAGATGA
- the LOC125517982 gene encoding uncharacterized protein LOC125517982 isoform X2, whose product MRPSRRRSSISDLFSLRVLSRISSWPLLSHQGICRMQPCTSVVTCISSVRSRHSMPHEAAVTTPLSSVSCTDVNLIKKTPRWTSAINNQGCETLACSVHKQGVQGQN is encoded by the exons ATGAGGCCGTCGCGCCGGAGGTCTTCCATCTCAGATTTGTTTTCTTTACG GGTGTTGTCAAGAATTTCATCATGGCCACTGCTTTCCCACCAAGGTATTTGCCGCATGCAGCCATGCACAAGTGTCGTCACTTGCATCTCCTCTGTGCGTTCCCGTCATTCCATGCCGCACGAGGCTGCAGTCACCACACCCTTGAGTAG TGTTTCTTGTACTGATGTTAACCTCATAAAAAAGACTCCCAGGTGGACATCTGCTATAAATAATCAG GGGTGTGAGACTTTAGCATGCTCTGTACATAAGCAGGGAGTTCAGGGGCAGAACTGA